A part of Melittangium boletus DSM 14713 genomic DNA contains:
- a CDS encoding GNAT family N-acetyltransferase translates to MTTGLSARLQASMRHMATARYETVSVAPFTAYLHPSDPLIYFNYAIPDGPLTGDVREPLRRLRAVFEARGRAPRFEYVSELAPELAQALLDTGFRQEAEARLMICTPERFTPIEPPEGVELSVLTRDSAREEFRVYCRIARMGFVPHEVYTPSEEEISKTMEDLGEGVAVLGRVEGQPAAVGLFSPPSLGVSELAGVATLEDFRKRGLGTAITSRVAREAFSRGVDMLFLSTLSPEAGRIYERVGFRFLTPMLFFVDAALPEGAMSPSPG, encoded by the coding sequence ATGACGACGGGGTTGAGCGCGCGTCTGCAGGCCTCCATGCGCCACATGGCCACGGCACGTTACGAGACCGTGTCCGTTGCGCCGTTCACGGCGTACCTGCACCCGAGCGATCCCCTCATCTACTTCAACTACGCCATCCCGGATGGGCCCCTGACCGGGGACGTGCGCGAGCCCCTGCGGCGGTTGCGCGCGGTGTTCGAGGCGCGGGGGAGGGCACCGCGCTTCGAGTACGTGTCCGAGCTGGCACCGGAGCTGGCCCAGGCGCTGCTCGACACGGGCTTCCGCCAGGAGGCCGAGGCGCGGCTCATGATCTGCACCCCCGAGCGCTTCACGCCCATCGAGCCACCCGAGGGGGTCGAATTGTCGGTCCTGACGCGGGACTCCGCGCGTGAGGAGTTCCGCGTCTACTGCCGCATCGCTCGGATGGGCTTCGTGCCGCATGAGGTCTACACGCCCTCCGAGGAGGAGATCTCCAAGACGATGGAGGACCTGGGAGAGGGCGTGGCGGTGCTGGGGCGGGTGGAAGGACAGCCCGCGGCGGTGGGACTGTTCTCGCCGCCTTCGTTGGGCGTTTCGGAGCTCGCGGGAGTGGCCACGCTCGAGGACTTCCGCAAGAGGGGCCTGGGCACCGCGATCACGTCCCGGGTCGCGAGGGAGGCCTTCTCCCGAGGCGTGGACATGCTCTTCTTGAGCACCCTGTCGCCCGAGGCGGGCCGCATCTACGAGCGGGTGGGGTTCCGCTTCCTGACGCCCATGCTCTTCTTCGTCGACGCGGCGCTTCCCGAGGGTGCCATGTCTCCCTCGCCTGGCTAG
- a CDS encoding class I SAM-dependent methyltransferase has protein sequence MKHDIDLRKYNREAWDRQVAAGNRWTVPVGPEVIAAARRGEWSVVLTPSKPVPHAWFGPLAGKDVLGLASAGGQQGPVLAAVGARVTMFDNSPAQLAQDRLVAEREGLSIRLVEGDMRDLSVFADGSFDLIFHPCSNGFVSEIRPVWREAFRVLRPGGVLLSGFSQPIRYLFDPDLEAKGELRLKYRMPYSDLTSLTEEERRRYTDVGDLLCVAHSLEDQIGGQLDAGFLLAGFYDDKNSSGDVQSEYLSTFCATRAVKP, from the coding sequence ATGAAGCACGACATCGACCTGAGGAAGTACAACCGCGAGGCCTGGGACCGGCAGGTGGCCGCGGGCAACCGGTGGACGGTGCCCGTGGGGCCCGAGGTGATCGCCGCCGCGCGCCGGGGCGAGTGGAGCGTGGTGCTCACGCCGAGCAAGCCCGTGCCTCACGCCTGGTTCGGCCCGCTCGCGGGCAAGGACGTGTTGGGCCTGGCGAGCGCGGGAGGGCAACAGGGACCGGTGCTCGCCGCCGTCGGCGCCCGCGTGACGATGTTCGACAATTCGCCCGCGCAGCTCGCGCAGGATCGTCTGGTGGCCGAGCGCGAGGGCTTGTCCATCCGCCTCGTGGAAGGAGACATGCGCGACCTGTCGGTCTTCGCCGACGGCAGCTTCGATCTCATCTTCCATCCCTGCTCCAATGGCTTCGTGTCCGAGATCCGGCCCGTGTGGCGCGAGGCCTTCCGGGTGTTGCGGCCCGGGGGAGTCCTGCTCTCGGGCTTCTCCCAGCCGATCCGCTACCTCTTCGATCCGGACCTGGAGGCGAAGGGGGAGCTGCGGCTCAAGTACCGCATGCCCTACTCGGACCTGACGAGTCTCACGGAGGAGGAGCGCCGCCGCTATACCGATGTGGGCGATCTCCTGTGCGTGGCGCACTCGTTGGAGGATCAGATTGGGGGGCAGCTCGACGCGGGCTTCCTGCTCGCGGGCTTCTACGATGACAAGAACTCCAGCGGGGATGTGCAGTCCGAGTACCTGTCCACCTTCTGCGCCACCCGGGCCGTGAAGCCATGA
- a CDS encoding alpha/beta fold hydrolase: MPMSRSLPILALLLCAVPAIAQEGKPPEPLGIALEGYPSPAPVRYLPVTIQGQDLRMAYMDVPATGKANGRTVLLLHGKNFFGAYWRDTLSALSQAGYRVVVPDQLGFGRSSKPAIDYSFHLLATQTKKLLDQLGVQKVAVVGHSMGGMLATRFARLFPEATTQLVLENPIGLEDYRELVPWRSTEELYRGQLDVTEESVRKYQKTYYVTWRPEYEEWVRIPFRQSLSAEYPRLAWVSAATEQMIYQQPVVHEFPLVKVPVLLVIGQADRTTIGRARLSPEALTKLGQYPELGRRAARAFPQATLVEIPNVGHIPHFEAPEKWREALLGFLGK; the protein is encoded by the coding sequence ATGCCCATGTCTCGCTCTCTGCCCATCCTCGCGCTGCTGCTGTGCGCCGTGCCCGCCATCGCCCAGGAGGGCAAGCCTCCCGAGCCCCTTGGCATCGCGCTCGAGGGCTACCCCTCCCCCGCCCCCGTCCGCTACCTGCCCGTCACGATCCAGGGACAGGATCTGCGCATGGCCTATATGGACGTGCCCGCCACGGGAAAGGCCAATGGCCGCACCGTCCTGCTGCTGCACGGCAAGAACTTCTTCGGAGCCTACTGGCGCGACACCCTGAGCGCGCTCAGCCAGGCGGGCTACCGCGTCGTCGTCCCGGATCAGCTCGGCTTCGGCCGCTCCTCCAAGCCCGCCATCGACTACAGCTTCCACCTGCTGGCCACCCAGACGAAGAAGCTGCTGGATCAACTCGGGGTCCAGAAGGTGGCCGTGGTGGGCCACTCCATGGGCGGCATGCTCGCCACCCGCTTCGCGCGCCTGTTCCCCGAGGCCACCACGCAGCTCGTGCTGGAGAACCCCATCGGCCTCGAGGACTACCGTGAGCTCGTGCCGTGGCGCTCCACCGAGGAGCTGTATCGGGGCCAGCTCGACGTCACCGAGGAGTCGGTGCGCAAGTACCAGAAGACGTACTACGTGACGTGGCGCCCCGAGTACGAGGAGTGGGTGCGGATTCCCTTCCGCCAGTCGCTGAGCGCCGAGTACCCGCGGCTCGCGTGGGTGTCCGCGGCCACCGAGCAGATGATCTACCAACAGCCCGTGGTGCATGAGTTCCCCCTGGTGAAGGTGCCCGTGTTGCTCGTCATCGGACAGGCGGATCGGACCACGATCGGCCGCGCGCGCCTGTCTCCCGAGGCGCTGACGAAGCTCGGCCAGTACCCGGAGCTGGGCAGGCGCGCCGCCCGGGCCTTCCCCCAGGCCACGCTGGTGGAGATTCCCAACGTGGGGCACATCCCCCACTTCGAGGCTCCCGAGAAGTGGCGCGAGGCGCTGCTCGGTTTCCTCGGGAAGTAG
- a CDS encoding porin: MLLFGMGTAAQAQDATSPPPEKPSPTITAEPGRGILIKASERYSLGIRARIQLRETFLHFDESDTNEINVKTLRLVVHGNVLAPELRYTIQLAFGGPDFETGSSSPIFDAFVDYTRWRDLNLRAGQFFVPFDRARTIREFALQMVDRQQVVRELTLDRDVGVMLSSNDLFGLNEWLGYQFFIGGGDGRNRYVGYVPGPISVLRLTLRPFGTFDDDQEGDLTRAARPRLALGVAAAYNANTSRRNSTYGTAFTAGTTSYSHLAADLVFKYRGFSLLAEGLWRKAKENEIEGTVNGAVIREPTRSGYGYFVQGGLLVNSQVELTARWEELFALKGTDPQLVQLVQTQGKQVGGGLNVYLNGHAFKLQGDYFYIFGPEGAARHLARLQLDASF; encoded by the coding sequence GTGCTGTTGTTTGGGATGGGCACCGCCGCCCAGGCCCAGGACGCCACTTCGCCTCCACCGGAGAAGCCCTCCCCCACCATCACCGCGGAGCCCGGACGCGGAATCCTCATCAAGGCGAGTGAGCGCTACTCCCTCGGGATCCGGGCGCGCATCCAGTTGCGCGAGACGTTCCTCCACTTCGACGAGAGCGACACCAACGAGATCAACGTCAAGACGCTCCGTCTGGTCGTCCACGGCAACGTGCTGGCGCCCGAGCTGCGCTACACCATCCAGTTGGCCTTTGGTGGCCCCGACTTCGAGACGGGCAGCAGCTCGCCCATCTTCGATGCCTTCGTGGACTACACCCGCTGGCGCGACCTCAACCTCCGCGCGGGACAGTTCTTCGTGCCCTTCGATCGGGCCCGCACCATCCGCGAGTTCGCGCTCCAGATGGTCGACCGGCAACAGGTGGTACGCGAGCTGACGCTCGACCGCGACGTGGGCGTGATGCTCTCGTCCAACGATCTCTTCGGACTCAACGAGTGGCTGGGCTATCAGTTCTTCATCGGTGGAGGTGACGGGCGCAACCGCTACGTGGGCTACGTCCCCGGCCCCATCTCCGTCCTGCGGCTCACGCTGCGGCCCTTTGGCACGTTCGATGATGATCAGGAAGGCGACCTGACCCGCGCGGCGAGGCCCCGGTTGGCCCTGGGGGTCGCGGCCGCCTACAACGCGAACACCTCGCGCCGCAACAGCACCTACGGCACGGCGTTCACCGCCGGGACGACCAGCTACAGCCACCTCGCCGCGGATCTGGTGTTCAAGTACCGGGGCTTCTCGCTCCTCGCCGAGGGTCTGTGGCGCAAGGCGAAGGAGAACGAGATCGAGGGCACCGTCAATGGAGCGGTCATCCGGGAGCCGACCCGGTCGGGCTATGGCTACTTCGTGCAGGGTGGCCTGCTGGTGAATTCCCAGGTGGAGCTGACGGCGCGTTGGGAGGAGCTCTTCGCGCTCAAGGGGACGGATCCGCAGCTCGTGCAACTGGTCCAGACCCAGGGCAAGCAGGTGGGCGGCGGGCTCAACGTGTACCTCAATGGACACGCCTTCAAGCTGCAGGGGGACTACTTCTACATCTTCGGTCCCGAAGGCGCGGCGCGGCACCTCGCGCGGCTCCAGCTCGACGCCAGCTTCTGA
- a CDS encoding sensor histidine kinase encodes MRPDLSEAVLKNHLAIQLQAIGEAIRKGGSSTASPRELWAQHGRLDPEQRVRDEVPIDEVVREYAYVIEEVRAWLEERGEQVSVQDYSFFSIAIFELAAESARRFAKYQAEQVARERSEHVAGIAHQLRTPVSTLSLYVQQLERTKGVPDVRSVERLRGTVARLSRLVDGILRMERFSPEELPVHAELLDPAQVIDQIVADYEHEARRKGLLLEVSAKHSARMYVDRDLLVDALGNLIQNAIKYTDKGFVHVTVEPHEDGVVFKVKDSGPGIAPERQRELFRPVRPGQPGGFGLGLSIAFRAAVAQGGSLEVESEEGQGSTFSLHLPWVVHSREGLSEGLAETSPGV; translated from the coding sequence GTGCGCCCGGACCTGTCGGAGGCCGTGCTCAAGAACCACCTCGCCATCCAACTCCAGGCCATTGGCGAGGCGATCCGCAAAGGCGGTTCTTCCACGGCGTCCCCTCGGGAATTATGGGCGCAGCACGGACGGCTAGACCCCGAGCAGCGGGTGCGCGATGAAGTGCCCATCGATGAGGTGGTGCGCGAATACGCTTATGTCATCGAGGAGGTTCGTGCCTGGCTTGAAGAGCGGGGCGAGCAGGTGTCGGTCCAGGACTACTCGTTCTTCTCCATCGCCATCTTCGAACTCGCCGCCGAGTCGGCGCGCCGGTTCGCCAAGTACCAGGCCGAGCAGGTGGCCCGTGAGCGCTCGGAGCACGTGGCGGGCATCGCCCACCAGTTGCGCACCCCCGTTTCCACCCTGAGTCTTTATGTCCAGCAGCTGGAGCGAACCAAAGGCGTGCCGGACGTTCGGTCCGTGGAGCGGCTGCGCGGCACGGTGGCCCGACTCAGCCGCCTGGTCGACGGTATCCTCCGCATGGAGCGCTTCAGTCCCGAGGAGTTGCCCGTCCACGCGGAGCTCCTCGACCCGGCCCAGGTCATTGACCAGATTGTCGCTGACTACGAGCACGAGGCCCGCCGCAAGGGGTTGTTGCTCGAGGTCTCCGCGAAACACTCCGCGCGCATGTATGTGGATCGAGACCTGCTGGTGGACGCGCTCGGCAATCTCATTCAGAACGCCATCAAATACACAGACAAGGGTTTTGTGCACGTCACCGTGGAGCCGCACGAGGACGGCGTGGTGTTCAAGGTGAAGGACTCTGGCCCTGGTATCGCTCCCGAGCGTCAGCGGGAGCTCTTCCGGCCCGTGCGGCCCGGGCAACCCGGTGGATTTGGACTGGGCTTGAGTATCGCCTTCCGTGCCGCTGTGGCGCAGGGCGGATCCCTGGAGGTGGAGAGTGAAGAAGGCCAGGGGAGCACCTTCTCTCTCCACCTGCCTTGGGTCGTGCACTCGCGGGAGGGGCTGAGCGAGGGTCTCGCGGAGACTTCCCCTGGAGTGTGA
- a CDS encoding multicopper oxidase family protein — protein MSTDTKGWSRRQLLVASGLGVAGGSLLAAGEARAEVSPKHLPPGRPGRDYTPVVVPNGSKLPWKVVDGVKVFHLVAEEVEHTFAPGLQARCWGYNGRVHGPLIEAVEGDRVRFYVTNRLPAPTTVHWHGLLLPNGMDGVGGLNQRAIAPGETFQYEFTLRQSGTLMYHSHHDEMTQIALGMVGLFVVHPRQPPRGPKVDRDFAFMLHEWKLDPGARRPNPNEMTDFNLLTLNGKAFPGTAPMVVRTGQRVRIRLGNLGPMDHHPIHLHGYQFRITETDGGRVPESAQWSDTTVLVPVGSTRTVEFVADEPGDWAMHCHMTHHVMNQMGHGMPNLIGLKPEGFDEKVRALLPDYMTMGHTGMGDMEEMGMPVPANSIPMVGGHGRYGGITMGGMFTVLKVRDGLTSYADPGWYENPLSTQARGAERAELLRDGIDVDGQPGAIDDEGA, from the coding sequence ATGAGCACGGACACGAAGGGGTGGAGCCGGCGGCAATTGCTCGTCGCCAGTGGATTGGGCGTCGCGGGAGGCTCGCTGCTGGCGGCCGGAGAGGCACGGGCGGAGGTGAGTCCCAAGCACCTGCCTCCCGGAAGGCCCGGCCGGGATTATACGCCGGTGGTGGTGCCGAATGGCTCCAAGCTGCCCTGGAAGGTGGTGGACGGCGTGAAGGTCTTCCACCTGGTGGCCGAGGAGGTGGAGCACACGTTCGCGCCGGGCCTCCAGGCGCGCTGCTGGGGCTACAACGGCCGCGTCCATGGCCCGCTCATCGAGGCGGTGGAGGGAGACCGCGTGCGCTTCTACGTCACCAACCGGCTGCCCGCGCCCACCACGGTGCACTGGCATGGGCTGCTCTTGCCCAACGGGATGGATGGCGTGGGTGGACTCAACCAGCGTGCCATCGCACCGGGGGAGACGTTCCAGTACGAGTTCACCCTGCGCCAGTCCGGCACGCTCATGTACCACTCGCACCATGACGAGATGACGCAGATCGCCCTGGGCATGGTGGGGCTCTTCGTCGTGCATCCGCGCCAGCCGCCTCGGGGGCCGAAGGTGGACCGGGACTTCGCCTTCATGCTGCACGAGTGGAAGTTGGACCCGGGGGCGCGGCGGCCCAACCCGAACGAGATGACGGATTTCAACCTGCTCACGCTCAACGGCAAGGCCTTCCCGGGCACGGCGCCCATGGTGGTGAGGACGGGGCAGCGGGTGCGCATCCGGCTGGGCAACCTGGGGCCCATGGACCACCACCCCATTCACCTGCACGGCTATCAGTTCCGCATCACCGAGACGGACGGAGGCCGCGTGCCCGAGTCCGCTCAATGGTCGGACACCACCGTGCTGGTGCCCGTGGGCAGCACGCGCACCGTGGAGTTCGTCGCGGACGAGCCCGGGGACTGGGCCATGCACTGTCACATGACCCACCACGTGATGAACCAGATGGGACACGGCATGCCCAACCTCATCGGCCTCAAGCCCGAGGGGTTTGATGAGAAGGTGCGCGCGCTGCTGCCGGACTACATGACCATGGGGCACACCGGCATGGGTGACATGGAGGAGATGGGCATGCCCGTGCCGGCCAACAGCATTCCCATGGTGGGAGGCCACGGCCGTTACGGAGGCATCACCATGGGGGGCATGTTCACCGTGCTCAAGGTGCGCGATGGGCTCACGAGCTACGCGGATCCGGGTTGGTATGAGAACCCACTGAGTACTCAGGCACGTGGCGCCGAGCGGGCCGAGCTGTTGCGCGACGGCATCGACGTGGACGGCCAGCCAGGCGCCATCGACGACGAAGGCGCCTGA
- a CDS encoding TolC family protein, whose amino-acid sequence MNRLSFLLALCLGAAGCATMSPERGHAELGALVHERVSVSTGWERGSPSDEAVRDQVRELLRDGLSREEAVRIALMNSPGLQASYEALGISQAELVEAGLLSNPSLGASVRFPRSPTLGLDVEFSLVQGLLDLFLLPARKRIAQQQFDADVLRTAHEALAMVAQTREAYTAVQAAEELLRYQTKLVAVFEASAELARMQHEAGNIPELDLAVIRTAWQEARVGLAREELALVEQRERMNRLLGLWGENTEWTVSEPLREPSAEEPSFEQLERLALRRRLDIDAARKDVALLAQSVSLARSSRFLGTVEVGVDAERGEGGGLHITGPSLVLELPVFNQRQGLIGGLEARWRQAERRLTQLSVDARSEVRQHGAESRTARHLVEHYAKVLLPLRRRVLEQSQLQYNAMVLSPFQLLEARRDEVRTYREYVETLRDYWNARNALENAVGGRLTDDDTGVAR is encoded by the coding sequence GTGAACCGCCTCTCCTTCCTGTTGGCCCTGTGTCTGGGGGCCGCTGGATGCGCGACGATGTCTCCCGAGCGGGGGCATGCGGAACTCGGGGCGCTCGTGCACGAGCGGGTGTCGGTGTCCACCGGCTGGGAGCGGGGTTCGCCCTCGGACGAAGCCGTGCGCGATCAGGTCCGCGAGTTGCTGCGTGACGGCCTCTCGCGCGAGGAAGCGGTGCGCATCGCGCTCATGAACAGTCCGGGTCTCCAGGCCTCCTATGAGGCGCTGGGGATTTCCCAGGCGGAACTGGTGGAGGCGGGTCTGCTGAGCAATCCCTCGCTCGGCGCGTCCGTTCGCTTTCCCCGGTCGCCCACGCTCGGGCTCGATGTCGAGTTCTCGCTCGTGCAGGGGCTGCTCGATCTCTTCCTGCTCCCGGCGCGCAAGCGGATCGCCCAGCAACAATTCGACGCGGATGTGCTGCGCACCGCTCACGAGGCGCTGGCGATGGTGGCCCAGACGCGCGAGGCCTATACCGCCGTCCAGGCGGCGGAGGAGTTGCTGCGCTACCAGACGAAGCTCGTGGCCGTCTTCGAGGCCTCGGCCGAGCTGGCGCGGATGCAGCACGAGGCCGGCAACATCCCCGAGCTGGACCTGGCCGTCATCCGCACCGCCTGGCAGGAGGCGCGCGTGGGCCTGGCCCGCGAGGAACTGGCGCTCGTCGAGCAGCGCGAGCGGATGAACCGGTTGCTGGGCCTGTGGGGCGAGAACACGGAGTGGACGGTGAGCGAGCCCCTGAGGGAACCCTCCGCGGAGGAGCCGTCCTTCGAACAGCTCGAGCGGCTGGCGCTGCGGCGCCGGTTGGACATCGACGCCGCGCGCAAGGACGTGGCGTTGCTCGCGCAATCGGTTTCCCTGGCACGGAGCTCGCGCTTCCTCGGGACCGTGGAGGTGGGCGTGGACGCGGAGCGGGGCGAGGGTGGGGGACTGCACATCACCGGCCCGAGCCTGGTGCTGGAATTGCCCGTCTTCAACCAGCGCCAGGGGCTCATCGGCGGACTGGAGGCGCGGTGGCGTCAGGCGGAGCGGCGGCTGACCCAGCTGTCCGTGGATGCGCGCTCCGAGGTGCGCCAGCATGGGGCGGAATCGCGCACGGCGCGCCACCTGGTGGAGCACTACGCGAAGGTGTTGCTGCCCCTGCGCCGGCGTGTCCTGGAGCAATCCCAGCTCCAGTACAACGCCATGGTGCTCAGCCCCTTCCAACTGCTGGAGGCGCGGCGGGACGAGGTGCGGACCTACCGCGAGTACGTGGAGACGCTGCGGGACTACTGGAACGCCCGGAACGCGCTGGAGAACGCGGTGGGTGGGCGGCTGACGGATGACGACACGGGAGTGGCACGATGA
- a CDS encoding heavy metal-binding domain-containing protein encodes MSFPMKFAASALALGLSACALHGAERVPSLWDASNPEAPVSPPRILTALAPSGAAPPPRPAPGPSSPASDGGTPSQAGYVCPMHPDVTSHSPARCPKCGMKLVSQGASHDHHGPAHSQGHGGEASAERGSP; translated from the coding sequence ATGTCTTTTCCGATGAAGTTCGCGGCGAGCGCGCTGGCGCTCGGTCTGTCCGCGTGCGCCTTGCATGGCGCCGAGCGTGTTCCTTCCTTGTGGGATGCCTCCAATCCGGAGGCCCCCGTCTCACCCCCACGCATCCTGACCGCCCTGGCGCCCTCGGGAGCGGCCCCTCCGCCCAGACCCGCGCCAGGGCCGTCCTCCCCGGCCTCGGACGGTGGCACGCCGTCCCAGGCGGGCTACGTGTGCCCCATGCACCCGGACGTCACGTCCCACTCGCCAGCGCGCTGCCCGAAGTGCGGCATGAAGCTCGTTTCCCAGGGGGCTTCCCACGACCACCACGGCCCAGCGCACTCCCAGGGTCATGGGGGCGAGGCCTCCGCCGAGAGGGGTTCCCCGTGA
- a CDS encoding TCR/Tet family MFS transporter, with product MPDPTPPETPRRAALVFIFVTVLLDILAMGMILPVLPRIVMGFMGGEPGRGAEVFGLFSTIWALMQFIFSPVLGALSDQYGRRRVILLSNTCMGLNYILLALAPSLGWLLLGRVVAGITSASISTASAYIADVTPSDKRAAGFGMLGAAIGVGFVLGPAMGGLLGGMDPRLPFWVAAGLSLGNAMYGLFVLPESLPIERRRRFEWRRANPVAALLRLRASGEVLGLATVHFLHNLAHTALPSVFVLYASYRFGWDERAVGLTLGGSGVFTMVIQGGLVKPVVNRLGERRTLMMGLSFGILGFATYGLATSPLVFCALGLPIMGLWGFFSPASQGLMTRRVPPSEQGQFQGTLSSLMGIAGMIGPALFTQTFAAAIAPERGVHQPGAPFLLASLLLVLALGLAVRATQPSREAVPTTSPVG from the coding sequence ATGCCCGATCCGACTCCGCCCGAGACTCCGCGCCGCGCCGCGCTGGTCTTCATCTTCGTCACCGTGCTGCTCGACATCCTCGCCATGGGGATGATCCTCCCGGTGCTGCCGCGGATCGTCATGGGCTTCATGGGCGGAGAGCCGGGAAGGGGCGCCGAGGTCTTCGGCCTGTTCTCCACGATCTGGGCGCTCATGCAGTTCATCTTCTCGCCGGTGCTCGGCGCGCTGTCGGACCAGTACGGCCGGCGCCGGGTCATCCTGCTGTCCAACACGTGCATGGGGCTGAACTACATCCTGCTGGCGCTGGCGCCGTCCCTGGGCTGGTTGCTCCTGGGCCGCGTCGTGGCGGGCATCACCTCGGCGAGCATCAGCACGGCGAGCGCCTACATCGCGGACGTGACGCCGAGTGACAAGCGCGCCGCGGGCTTCGGCATGCTCGGGGCGGCGATCGGCGTGGGCTTCGTGCTCGGGCCGGCGATGGGAGGACTCCTGGGCGGAATGGATCCCCGCCTGCCCTTCTGGGTCGCGGCGGGACTGAGCCTGGGCAACGCGATGTACGGCCTGTTCGTGCTGCCCGAGTCCCTGCCGATCGAACGGCGCCGGCGCTTCGAGTGGCGGCGCGCCAACCCGGTGGCGGCGCTGCTGCGGCTGCGCGCCAGCGGCGAGGTGCTGGGGCTCGCGACCGTGCACTTCCTGCACAACCTGGCCCACACCGCCCTGCCCAGTGTGTTCGTCCTCTACGCGAGCTATCGCTTCGGCTGGGACGAGCGCGCCGTGGGGCTCACCCTGGGGGGCTCGGGGGTATTCACCATGGTGATCCAGGGCGGGCTGGTGAAGCCCGTGGTCAATCGCCTGGGGGAGCGGCGCACGCTGATGATGGGCCTGTCGTTCGGCATCCTGGGGTTCGCCACCTATGGACTGGCCACCAGTCCCCTCGTCTTCTGCGCGCTGGGGCTGCCCATCATGGGCCTGTGGGGATTCTTCTCCCCGGCGTCACAGGGATTGATGACGCGCCGGGTGCCTCCCTCGGAGCAGGGACAATTCCAGGGCACGCTCTCGAGCCTGATGGGCATCGCGGGGATGATCGGTCCCGCGCTCTTCACGCAAACCTTCGCGGCGGCCATCGCTCCGGAGCGGGGGGTGCACCAGCCCGGAGCGCCCTTCCTGCTCGCGTCGCTGCTGCTGGTGCTCGCCCTGGGCCTGGCGGTGCGGGCCACCCAACCGAGCCGCGAGGCGGTGCCCACCACCAGCCCCGTCGGATGA
- a CDS encoding SDR family NAD(P)-dependent oxidoreductase gives MDTELRGKGVLVTGGAGGIGGAVVRAFAEEGAKVVVHYHHSEDKARALAAEHGGVAIRADLTSESDVDALVPSAVKALGRLDVLVANAGVWPAPDEPVWTMSLARWRQTLAENLDSVFLSCRAFLRHVETTGTGNIVIIASTAGLFGEAGHSDYAAAKSALAGGFLKSLKNEIARIAPLGRVNTVCPGWTAVPRNQDKLGDAAFIHRVTRTMPLRKLGRPEDVARTVVSLASDRVSGHVTGEVITVAGGMEGRVLNEP, from the coding sequence ATGGACACGGAGCTGCGCGGCAAGGGCGTCCTCGTCACCGGGGGCGCGGGAGGAATCGGCGGCGCGGTGGTCCGTGCCTTCGCGGAAGAGGGCGCGAAGGTGGTGGTGCACTACCACCACAGCGAGGACAAGGCGCGGGCGCTCGCGGCGGAGCACGGGGGCGTGGCGATTCGCGCGGACCTCACCTCCGAGTCCGATGTGGATGCGCTCGTCCCCTCGGCGGTGAAGGCCCTGGGCCGCCTGGACGTGCTGGTGGCCAACGCGGGCGTGTGGCCGGCTCCCGACGAGCCCGTGTGGACGATGTCGCTCGCGCGCTGGCGTCAGACGCTGGCGGAGAACCTGGACAGCGTCTTCCTGAGCTGCCGCGCCTTCCTGCGCCACGTGGAGACCACGGGCACGGGCAACATCGTCATCATCGCCTCCACGGCGGGCCTCTTCGGTGAAGCGGGGCACTCGGACTACGCGGCGGCCAAGAGCGCGCTCGCGGGCGGCTTCCTCAAGAGCCTCAAGAACGAGATCGCGCGCATCGCACCGCTCGGCCGGGTGAACACCGTGTGCCCGGGATGGACGGCGGTGCCTCGCAACCAGGACAAGCTCGGTGACGCCGCGTTCATCCACCGGGTGACGCGCACCATGCCGCTGCGCAAGCTGGGCCGCCCCGAGGATGTCGCCCGGACCGTCGTGTCCCTCGCGTCCGATCGCGTCTCCGGCCACGTCACCGGCGAGGTCATCACCGTGGCCGGTGGCATGGAAGGCCGCGTGCTCAACGAGCCCTGA